Part of the Quercus lobata isolate SW786 chromosome 6, ValleyOak3.0 Primary Assembly, whole genome shotgun sequence genome, tgatgatgatgattaatGTTCTTAATGGATGAATACGGTAGTTTCtcattgatgatgatgatgattatggATTTTGTGATATGGATTTTGTAAGATGGTGTGCTCTGATTTGGGTGGATTTTGTTGGATATGTTCTGTTGCACAAAACTAGAAATAGAGCACACATTTCTTGTGGtcattttaatgagaaattgttagtttggttttgagttttgatataaatgtacgtttgggaattttctgtgtgcagggaagttttgagttttgatatgCATAATCATGTTCTATTAATATAATTCTAAGTATTTTAAGTTATGATATAAATGTAagtttgggaattttctgtgtGTATGGAATTTTAGAAGAGTCGGCAGCggtattttagaattttctgtGGCAATGATGGCGGTAGAAGAGTCGGCGGTGGCGACAATGGTGGTGGCGGCGGCGACAGTGGTGGTAGCGGCAGCAGTGGCGGTGGCGACGGTAGCGGTGGTAGTTACAGGTGGTTGTAATTGTTGTTTATtatagtggatatattattttattgtgatgtttatattattttattgtgttaaaagctaaaatagatctactgcTGCAGTAtgtatgtaggtaaaatagataaagtaactttttgtggagctaaaaagataaaattttagctctactgctgcaaatgctctaaggGGAAAGGACatgaaaagatatatatatatatatatatatatatatatatacatatgctTTTTTACTTCTATATCCACGTGAATTTGAAAGAGATGAATTTAAAATCTTgaacaaaatagtaaatttcATGCCATGAAAAGTCAAAGTGttagtttttcttccccttagTTGCAACCAAATAAAGTTTTAAGTCATAgtgttagtttttcttttcccttagTTGCAACCAAATAAAGTTTCAAGGTTTGACAGTGATGAATGCACGCCCAATAGATGCAATGTTTGGTTTTTGCATGGTGTCTTATTCTTGGGGGTTATGGCCATTTGCAATATTTTAAATGTCTTAAGATTGATgagaaaaatcattttatttaatatgtCAGTGAGATTCTCCTTGTACTTAGTTTATACACTTGTACCCCTCGTGGGATTGCAAGCATTCCAAGTCTTATTGGAAGGCTACTCATGAAGCCCAAAGTTGGGTGTCAAAATGCCTTTTAGGCCCTCCAAACCTGAACTGCTTTATCTTCACCAAGAAAAGATACAAATGAGTTTAATCCATGCGTTCggactttgtttgtttgtgtgtcaTAAAGCGCGGGGAAAACAAATTGAGTCATCaacaataatatattaactcaaTTGTAGGAGTCCTTTTCAAATGAGTAAATCTAGGCTACGAATTACATGACAGTCTAATCATTATAAGCCACGTGTATCGTAGTCTCCAAAGCTGTGTATGAAGACCTCATGATAAGGTAGTGCCTCAATAGTCTCTAGTACATCCTTGCAAGCCCACTGGTGCTCTGCATCAGATATCTCTGCTGAATGGTTGCTGCACAATTGCTTAGAACTATTGCTGTGGCTGACTGCTAGTGATGATGCTGCTATGTTTGTACTAGCATCAGTAATGCTACAAACCACAACTCTTTGCTCTGTTGTCCTGCACCACTATTAGACTGCTGTTCTGCACTAGTCTCAGCAGATAAATCCTTAAGCCTTGAGCAAACTTCATCAgttttaacaacaataatatattaactcaaTGGTAGGAGTCCTTTTCAAATGAGTAAATCTAGGCTAcgaattttgttttgtttggttctccctttgttgttgtttttgttcttaCTCGGCATACAAAACTTTCACTTTTACAGAATTTCAGAATTTATGTATCCATAATGATCacgcaaaaaataaaataaaatcatattcttGATCTAAAAATGGGGAAAGAGATTTCAAGGGACACAATAACGTCCTGTTATTTAAAACGCAAACAAGcaaatcaaatttattattatctatgTAGAAATGAGACTTAATACATTGATCCCTTGTTCAAAAAACAGAAAAGCAAGACAGGGAAATAATGGAACTGAGACAACTGAATACATATCATCAACTTGTCAGTGAGCCATACTCAAAAGCTAGGCAGCAAAAAGTCAAGAGCTTGACTTCAATGTGTTCGCGATGTCAATGACAAATCGATATCTGACATCCGCTTTCGCAAGACGCTCCATGGCAGTATTCACATAATCAATTGGTATAACCTCAATGTCAGCAGTTATGTTGTGTTTGGCTGCAAAATCAATCATCTCTTGTGTCTCCTTCATGCTCCCAAAGCAACTACCACCAACTAGCTTCCTTCCTGTTATTCCATAACACTTATTAATACAAAATTCTCAGTGGAACTACAGATATAGCAGCCATACGAGGGCTgatgaaaaaatatgaaatgacAGCACCACATGAATTCCAATCAGTAAGCACTAAAGCCAGCAATTAGGCTTGTACAACACAGTCATAAATTATACATagattcttaatttcttatatgCTTATTATATTAACAATACCATATGCCCTTTTCTTTTCGAatatagaaaatgttaaaagCCACATTCTTACCCATGAGTAAAGGAAAGACTGGTAATTCAAGCGGCTTCTCTGGTGCACCAACCATAACGAGCTTTCCTTGTAACTTCAACAGACCAATTAGAGGCAGGAGGGGATGCATAGCAGAGACTGTATCAATGATACCATCCATTGTGCCTTGGGCAGCCTAATATGGTCGATAAAGTTAGAATCTTTGATACAAATTACATTATTACAGTAACTTACATTCACATATAATTGTCAATGATTAGTACCTGCATCTCATCTTGGTCTTTGCTAACCAAAAACGAATCGGCACCAAGATGTTCCAAAGCTTCCTTCTTCTTGTTAACTGAAGTACTGATCACTGTCACCTTAACCCCCATAGCTTTGGCAAACTTCACTGCAACATGGCCTAGACCACCAAGACCAACCACACCCACATGCATACCAGGTTTGTCAAGCCCATAGTATCTCAAGGGACTGTACACTGTGATCCCAGCACAAAGGAGAGGGGCACCAGAATCAAGTGGAAGGTTGTCTGGAATACGGACCACATAGTGCTCATCGGCAACCATGATGTCTGAGTAGCCTCCTTGTGTGATGGTTCCATCAAAGTACTTGGCGCCATAGGTGAGGATCATATCGGGGCAGTAATTCTCAAGTTCGTTGGCACAGCTATCGCAAGAGTGACATGCTCCAACCATGCAGCCAACACCAACTTTGTCTCCAACTCTGAACTTTTGTACCTTGCTTCCCACTTCTGTCACTACACCCACAATCTCATGCCTGAATTGTCGAATTCAGTTCACATGATTTCCATATgggataataaaaaaaattagaaattaagtAAAATCCATTCACTGATTTCATCCAACAGACACATAGGAAATAGCATCCAACTTGGCATGTTTTGGTATGTTGAATTGAAAGATTTGAGAGAAGTGCAATATAAGTGCTAATTCATCCGCAATTGATTCCATGATTTTATGAGTTTCAAGTCGTCTCCAACTGTAAATTCAATACtaacaattttctattattcACTGCAATCCTAGAACCGCAGCACACAGCttctatataaattaaaaatctgGTTGTGCATTTCATTTGTAGTAGACTAATCTTACACGGATAATGTGGAGGCTACAGAAACTTGGATTTGTAGAATAGTCAAATAAGTGGTGCGCTAACAAAATGGGTCATATGTATTTTGTATGGCTATAAAAGCACCAGATGATGATTGATTGATTAAACTTGGGAATGGATAAAGCCAAAGTCTCTAGATAACTAATATCGTCTAAGAGACCTTGCTAaatgcctatatatatatatataaggcctAATATTAGGTCTAGTATAATAATTATGATTggtagaaaaaattattatttttgtatgattggtataaaaaatttacttttttgtatgattggtataaaaattttacttttttgtgatctgtttatttttataaaatggataggtaaagaaataaaatgaaataatgattGAGCCGTTTTCATTCtactaatttgattttttttcttatacaaGAGTAGAAGAAATTTAAATCTtacccaaattaattttttttatgtaataaaaattaattttatcttttacttttttatctaCTGAACACATAcgtcaaaatattttcaactccttatttttgagaatatatatataaaataagaaatactaAAAGTCATGGAAAACTTACCCAGGAACTAGTGGGTAGGTAGACATGCCCCATTCATTTTTGGCCATGTGGAGGTCAGAGTGACATATTCCACAATATAGAATTTTAAATGTTACGTCCTTCTCTCCTGTTGCCCTGCCAGttccaaaatatcaatttagtACATATATACCATGAAAccttcataaaataaaattcccaaaaaaaaaaaaaccataaaaccaATAGGAGACTATTGGTTAATTATTGACCAATCACCATAAGCATAAGCACcaatt contains:
- the LOC115995220 gene encoding probable mannitol dehydrogenase is translated as MAKSLEVEHPKKAFGWAAKDTSGHLSPFQFSRRATGEKDVTFKILYCGICHSDLHMAKNEWGMSTYPLVPGHEIVGVVTEVGSKVQKFRVGDKVGVGCMVGACHSCDSCANELENYCPDMILTYGAKYFDGTITQGGYSDIMVADEHYVVRIPDNLPLDSGAPLLCAGITVYSPLRYYGLDKPGMHVGVVGLGGLGHVAVKFAKAMGVKVTVISTSVNKKKEALEHLGADSFLVSKDQDEMQAAQGTMDGIIDTVSAMHPLLPLIGLLKLQGKLVMVGAPEKPLELPVFPLLMGRKLVGGSCFGSMKETQEMIDFAAKHNITADIEVIPIDYVNTAMERLAKADVRYRFVIDIANTLKSSS